Part of the Sphaerochaeta associata genome is shown below.
TCTCGGAGTGACCGGTGCTGGACTGGCCACCCTTCTGAGCAGGATCATAGGATCGGCCATCATCCTTGCGCTCATCGCCAATCCCATGAATGTCATCTCAATCCGCAACTATCGGAAGCTGGAGTGGCGCCCGGAGATGATCAGGCGTATTCTGCGCATCGGCATTCCCAATGGAATCGAAGGCTCTGTATTCCAAATCGGAAAGCTCTTGGTCCAAGGCTTCATCGCCGTCTTCGGAACTGCATCGATTGCGGCAAACGCCATCTCAGGCTCCGTTACCTCCTTCATCAACATCCCCGGGGGCGCAATCGGGCTCGCCTCGATAACCGTCATCGGACAGGCCATCGGGGCGAAGAGACCCGACCAAGCCGTCTATTACGGAAAACGACTACTTTTAATCACCTATCTCTCCATGGCGGCCCTTGCCATCCCGGGCTACTTTCTCACTCCCCATATTGTTCAAATTTTTAATCTTTCTGCAGAAGCCACCGAGCTTGCAAGCAATGTAATCCGTACCGCCATGATCTTCAGCGCCCTTCTGTGGCCGACAGCCTTCTCGCTTCCAAATTTTCTCAGGGCGGCAGGTGATGCAAAATATACCATGCTGGTCTCCATGTTCAGCATGTGGGCCTTCCGGGTGGCTATGAGCTATCTGCTGGCTATAACCCTGAACTGGGGAATCTATGGAGTATGGGCCGGCATGTACATCGATTGGCTGACCCGCAGCATGTTTTTCATCGTACGCTTCATCCGCGGCAAGTGGAAGACAAAACGTGTCATTTAGGCAATTCTGTTTAATTTATGTAAAATTTGGATAATCACCCTTTACAAATCCAGAAAGTAGTCTATCATAATACTTGAACGTGCTCGGGCACTACGCAGAACATTTGGTATTTCCACCCCTAGTTATTGCATCCGTCCTACGTATACCCCTTTACCTCTATGGTCAATTACTGGAGTAATCCAGAAAAAAAGGAGTCGTATATGAAAAAGAGTTTGTGTGTACTCTTGATGGTGTTGCTCACAGTAGCAACTCTCTTCGGAGCAGGTACGAAAGAAGATGCCTCTGTAATCAAGATCGGCGTTTCCATGCCCACCCAGAGCCTGCAGCGCTGGAATCAGGATGGAGCGAACATGAAGAGCCAGCTCGAAGCAGCCGGATACAAAGTTGACTTGCAGTATGCAGGCGACAATGACATTCCGACCCAGGTCGCACAGCTGGAGAACATGATCACCACCGGATGCAAGGTGTTGGTCATTGCATCCATCGATGGATCGGCGTTGAGTGAAGTCCTGAAGCAGGCCAAGGCAAAAAACATTGCCGTCATCGCGTATGACCGCCTGATCATGAACACCGATGCAGTAACCTACTATGCCACCTTCGACAACTTCAAGGTTGGAACCATCCAGGGAACCTACATCCGGGATGCCCTGAAACTTGACAGCACCCCAGGCCCTTATTACATCGAGCTGTTCACCGGTTCTCCCGACGACAACAACATCAATTTCTTCTTTGGTGGTGCCATGTCGATTCTCGAGCCGTACATCAAGAGCGGCAAGTTGATCGTTCGCTCCGGCCAGACCACCAAGGCCCAGGTTGCAACCCTCAACTGGTCAACCGAAGAAGCCCAGAAGAGAATGGAAAACCTTATCACCGCCAACAACTACGGCCCGAAGGGCAACCGTCTCGATGCAGTCTACTCTTCCAATGACTCCATTGCAAACGGCCTGACCAACGCACTCGTTGCTGCCGGTTACACCAAGGACAACTTCCCGATCATCACCGGTCAGGACTGCGACAAGCCTTCTGTAAAGAACATGTTGATGGGTCTGCAGAGCATGTCCATTTTCAAGGACACCCGCACCTTGGCAAGCAAGGTCGTCGAAATGGTCAACTCCATCGTCAAGGGCGAGAAAGTTGACATCAACGACACCGAGACCTACAACAACGGCGTGAAGGTTGTTCCTTCCTACCTTTGCGATCCCGTCTTCGCTACCGTTGACAATTACAAGGCTCTGTTGATCGACAGCGGCTACTACACTGAAGCTGACTTGAAGATCTGATTCTCCTTTTGATCCTTTGCGGGCAACTTCGGTTGCCCGCATCCTTTGGAGGTCCGTTTTGGAAACCCTACTACTGGAAATGAAACACATCACCAAGACCTTCCCCGGGGTCAGGGCTCTCAACGATGTGAACCTTCAAGTTCGTCCGGGAGAAATCCATGCCATAGTTGGAGAGAACGGGGCAGGCAAATCCACCCTGATGAATATACTCAGTGGAGTCTATCCTGCTTCCACCTTCGATGGCGATATTCTTGTGCATGGAAAGAGTTGCCAGTTCCACTCCATCAAGGAGAGCGAGGAGCAGGGGATTGTCATCATCCACCAGGAGTTGGCGCTTGTACCCTATCTCACCATTGCCGAAAATATGTTTTTGGGTAATGAACAAGGCAGGATCTTTTCCATCGACTGGGACAAAACCTACAGCCGAGCCGACGAGCTGCTCGCACTCGTTGGTCTTGAGGAGTCCAGCAAGACTTCCATCAAGGACATCGGTGTCGGCAAGCAACAGCTTGTAGAAATCGCCAAGGCGTTGGCAAAGAATGTCAAGGTCTTGATTTTGGACGAGCCGACAGCCTCTCTGAACGATACGGAAGCCAAAAAGCTGCTTGACCTGCTGCTGCAGTTCAAAGCAAGGGGGATGACCAGCATCCTCATTTCGCACAAGCTCAACGAGGTCTCCTATATCGCCGATCGTATAACTGTCATTCGTGATGGTGAAGTCATCACGACCATGGACAAGACCGTTGAAAGCTTCGATGAGAACAAGATCATCAAAGCCATGGTCGGGCGGAATATCAGCGACCGATTTCCCAAACGTAATGCCAAAATCGGTCAGGTAAGTCTTGAAGTGGAACATTGGACCGCTTTTCACCCTTTGTATGAGGGGAAAAAGGTCTGTGAGGATATCAATCTCAAACTTCACAAGGGTGAAGTTGTCGGCATCAGCGGGCTTATGGGTGCAGGTCGTACAGAGTTTGCGATGAGCCTCTTCGGCAAGAGCTACGGACGCAACATCACTGGAACGCTCAGGATCAACGGCAAGGAAGTCCAGCTGAACTCCATCAAGAACGCAATCCAGAACAAGCTGGCATATGTCACCGAGGATCGCAAAGGCAATGGTTTGATTCTCTCCAAGTCCATCATGCAGAACACCACGCTCGCTAAACTGGATGCCATCAGCAAGTATCAGGTCATCGACCCTGATTTGGAACTGAAGGTGTCCAAGGAAGTGAACGAAAAATTGCATACCAAATGCTCGTCGGTGCTTGAGGAGGTGAACAACCTTTCGGGAGGAAACCAGCAGAAGGTATTGTTGAGCAAATGGATTTTCGCCGAACCCGATATACTGCTGCTCGATGAACCGACGAGAGGCATCGATGTCGGTGCCAAATATGAGATTTACTGCATCATCAACCAGCTCGCCGAGGAGGGAAAGTCAATCCTCTTCATCTCAAGCGAAATGCCTGAGATACTGGGAATCTGCGATCGCATCTACGTCCTCAGTGAAGGCAGGATAGTCGGCGAGATGCTTGGGTCCGAAGCAAGCCAAGAAAAAATCATGAAATGCATTGTACAGAATCAGAAAGGAGACCAACTGCCATGAGACACAGCCTAGGCATCAAGGATACCGTGAAGAAGAACTCCATGCTCATCGTTCTTCTGGCCACCATGGTTCTCTTCCAAGTGCTCATCAGCAGCAGCGGAAGGGGATCACTGTTTGCACCCTCCAATATTTCCAATCTCATCAGCCAAAACTCGTATGTCGTCATTTTGGCAAGCGGTATGTTGCTGTGCATCCTTACCGGTGGAAACATCGACCTCTCCGTGGGTTCGGTCGTCGCCTTGGTAGGAGCCTTGGCAGGAACCCTGGTGGTCAACCTGCATTGGAACATCTATCTGTCGATAGTGATTTGTCTTTTAACAGGGCTTGCCATCGGCGCATGGCAGGGCTTCTGGATCGCCTATGTCCGCATCCCTCCTTTCATCACCACCCTTGCGGGGATGCTGTTGTGGCGCGGAGTGGCCTTGCTGATTCTCAACGGCCTGACCATTTCCCCCTTCCCTGCTGAATACACAAGGTATTTCAACAGCTTCCTCCCCAACACCGAAGATGCTGCGACAATTTTCTCCTTTACGGTCATCGTCGGAGTCGTCATCTGTTTGATCTATGGATTCTGGGCTCTTTTTGACCGATACACCAAGAAAAAGAAGGGATACGCAACCGAACCTCTGGCCATCACGTTGGTCAAGGTCGTCTTGCTTTCGGTAGCTGTTCTGGTAGTATTTTCCCTGCTTGGAAGGCATAAGGGAGTACCTGTTGTATTGATCCTGCTTGCCGTCATTGTATTGGGCTACAGCTACTTCACCGCCCGAACGGTACCGGGCAGGCACCTGTATGCGATGGGCGGCAATGAGAAGGCTGCAAAACTCTCCGGTGTCGATACCAACAGGGTGCTTTTCTTTGCATACGCCAATATGGGATTTCTCTCGGCGGTTGCAGCCTTGGTGGGTGTGGCACGCTTCAACTCGGCCGCCCCGACTGCAGGCACCAACTACGAGATGGATGCCATCGGATCCTGCTTCATCGGCGGTGCAAGTGCCTACGGTGGAACCGGTACCATCGGAGGGGCGATCATCGGAGCCATTTTCATGGGTGTCCTGAACAACGGAATGTCCATCCTCGGCATCGATGCCAACTGGCAAAAGGCTGTGAAAGGTATTGTAGTACTTGCGGCGGTAGTCTTTGATGTTCTCAGCAAAAAACGGGCGAAATCGAGCTAGACACTGTTGCCAAGTTGTATTAAGTAGCTTACTCTCAGCTAAAAAGGACAACCATGGCTGTTACGATTAGAGATATTGCAAAGAAGGCAGGGGTATCCAGGGGAACGGTGGACCGGGTACTCCACAATAGAAAGGGTGTCAATGAGGAGGTTGCCTCCCGGATTCGGGCTATAGCCAACGAGCTTGGGTTCATTCCCAATCTTGCAGGCAAAGCCTTGGCGACCCGCAAGCAACCTCTGAGGATCGGCTGTCTGCTTCCCAGCATAGGCAACCCGTTCTTTGCAGATGTCATTGCAGGCTTCAGGCAGGCTGAACGGGAACTCTCCGATTTCGGTGTCTCTGTCGATATAATGGAGGTGAAGTCGTTCGATCGATCGGTGCATCTCGATGCTATCGAGACGCTGCAGAGCAAACGCTACGATGGGTTGTGCGTCACCACCATAAACGTTGAGCCTGTCATTGCAGCAATCGATAAGATCACCGAAGCCGGCACTACCGTGGTTACCGTCAATACCGATATCAGCGATACGCATCGCCTCTGTTATGTGGGACCGGATTATTATCTGGGGGGCACTACGGCAAGCGGGCTGCTCAGCCTGGTTTGCAAGCAGCAGGAGCAGAAAATCCTCATCGTCACCGGTTCGTTCAACATCAAGGGACACCAAGAGCGCATCAGGGGTTTTCTCGAAGGCCTATCCACCCGCCGGATGGAGCATACCATCGTAGATATCATCGAAAGCCTTGATGACAACGAAAAGGCATACGAGCGGACGATTTCCTGCCTGAGAAGGAACCCTCAGATCAACTGTCTCTATTTAACCGCTGCAGGTGTGCAGGGCGCATGTAAAGCTGTACAGGAATTAGGAAAGACTGGCATCATCCGCATACTCTGCTTTGATGATATTCCCAGCACAAAGGCCTTGATCAAGGAAGGGGTGATCACTTTCACCATTTGTCAGGAACCTCAACGACAGGGCTACGATGCAATTCAAAAGCTGTTTTTTCATCTGATGAACCAGCAGGAGCCTGTCGTTGATACCATTACCAGAACAATCATCAAGATTCGGGAGAATCTCGACGATTGACCTTAGATTTCTCGTTTCTGCCAGAGTTTTTCCAGCGAATAGAATTCTCTCAGCTCGGAGCTCATCAGATGGATGACGATATCCGAACAGTCTATGAGTTCCCAGCCGTCGCCGGCTGGATTCTTGTGCCGGTTGGCAACCTCAAGACCGAGATTATTCAGTTCGGACCAGATTTCGTGGGCGACTCCCTTGAGGTGTCCTACGCTCGAGACG
Proteins encoded:
- a CDS encoding MATE family efflux transporter encodes the protein MGTIKPIQAALEPMFTRRFLYTLIIPLVIEQFLAVSIGMADTVMVASAGEAAVGAISLVDSITFLIITLFAAFATGGAVVSSQYLGRKDYASANSAAKQLLVLSVVVSTILMVLCIPFRRLIIRFIFGSIEEQVLLNGSTYFLYILASLPFLATYNACAALFRSMGNSKVNLWVSIIMNLINVIGNAYFIFALHLGVTGAGLATLLSRIIGSAIILALIANPMNVISIRNYRKLEWRPEMIRRILRIGIPNGIEGSVFQIGKLLVQGFIAVFGTASIAANAISGSVTSFINIPGGAIGLASITVIGQAIGAKRPDQAVYYGKRLLLITYLSMAALAIPGYFLTPHIVQIFNLSAEATELASNVIRTAMIFSALLWPTAFSLPNFLRAAGDAKYTMLVSMFSMWAFRVAMSYLLAITLNWGIYGVWAGMYIDWLTRSMFFIVRFIRGKWKTKRVI
- the chvE gene encoding multiple monosaccharide ABC transporter substrate-binding protein, giving the protein MKKSLCVLLMVLLTVATLFGAGTKEDASVIKIGVSMPTQSLQRWNQDGANMKSQLEAAGYKVDLQYAGDNDIPTQVAQLENMITTGCKVLVIASIDGSALSEVLKQAKAKNIAVIAYDRLIMNTDAVTYYATFDNFKVGTIQGTYIRDALKLDSTPGPYYIELFTGSPDDNNINFFFGGAMSILEPYIKSGKLIVRSGQTTKAQVATLNWSTEEAQKRMENLITANNYGPKGNRLDAVYSSNDSIANGLTNALVAAGYTKDNFPIITGQDCDKPSVKNMLMGLQSMSIFKDTRTLASKVVEMVNSIVKGEKVDINDTETYNNGVKVVPSYLCDPVFATVDNYKALLIDSGYYTEADLKI
- a CDS encoding sugar ABC transporter ATP-binding protein; this translates as METLLLEMKHITKTFPGVRALNDVNLQVRPGEIHAIVGENGAGKSTLMNILSGVYPASTFDGDILVHGKSCQFHSIKESEEQGIVIIHQELALVPYLTIAENMFLGNEQGRIFSIDWDKTYSRADELLALVGLEESSKTSIKDIGVGKQQLVEIAKALAKNVKVLILDEPTASLNDTEAKKLLDLLLQFKARGMTSILISHKLNEVSYIADRITVIRDGEVITTMDKTVESFDENKIIKAMVGRNISDRFPKRNAKIGQVSLEVEHWTAFHPLYEGKKVCEDINLKLHKGEVVGISGLMGAGRTEFAMSLFGKSYGRNITGTLRINGKEVQLNSIKNAIQNKLAYVTEDRKGNGLILSKSIMQNTTLAKLDAISKYQVIDPDLELKVSKEVNEKLHTKCSSVLEEVNNLSGGNQQKVLLSKWIFAEPDILLLDEPTRGIDVGAKYEIYCIINQLAEEGKSILFISSEMPEILGICDRIYVLSEGRIVGEMLGSEASQEKIMKCIVQNQKGDQLP
- the mmsB gene encoding multiple monosaccharide ABC transporter permease produces the protein MRHSLGIKDTVKKNSMLIVLLATMVLFQVLISSSGRGSLFAPSNISNLISQNSYVVILASGMLLCILTGGNIDLSVGSVVALVGALAGTLVVNLHWNIYLSIVICLLTGLAIGAWQGFWIAYVRIPPFITTLAGMLLWRGVALLILNGLTISPFPAEYTRYFNSFLPNTEDAATIFSFTVIVGVVICLIYGFWALFDRYTKKKKGYATEPLAITLVKVVLLSVAVLVVFSLLGRHKGVPVVLILLAVIVLGYSYFTARTVPGRHLYAMGGNEKAAKLSGVDTNRVLFFAYANMGFLSAVAALVGVARFNSAAPTAGTNYEMDAIGSCFIGGASAYGGTGTIGGAIIGAIFMGVLNNGMSILGIDANWQKAVKGIVVLAAVVFDVLSKKRAKSS
- a CDS encoding LacI family DNA-binding transcriptional regulator; the encoded protein is MAVTIRDIAKKAGVSRGTVDRVLHNRKGVNEEVASRIRAIANELGFIPNLAGKALATRKQPLRIGCLLPSIGNPFFADVIAGFRQAERELSDFGVSVDIMEVKSFDRSVHLDAIETLQSKRYDGLCVTTINVEPVIAAIDKITEAGTTVVTVNTDISDTHRLCYVGPDYYLGGTTASGLLSLVCKQQEQKILIVTGSFNIKGHQERIRGFLEGLSTRRMEHTIVDIIESLDDNEKAYERTISCLRRNPQINCLYLTAAGVQGACKAVQELGKTGIIRILCFDDIPSTKALIKEGVITFTICQEPQRQGYDAIQKLFFHLMNQQEPVVDTITRTIIKIRENLDD
- the rsfS gene encoding ribosome silencing factor; the protein is MNDLVAANAQAIGQFLEDHKCKDVSILDVSAECSWADCFIIATVSSVGHLKGVAHEIWSELNNLGLEVANRHKNPAGDGWELIDCSDIVIHLMSSELREFYSLEKLWQKREI